GCGGacaaggggggggtgggggcccgGCGCGCGTGGACACGTGGCAGTGGAGGACGCAGTTGGGCGGGAGGTGAAGGCTGCCCAGGGTCTGGGTGTCGTCTCCTAGCAGCTGCCCTTGGTAGATGAGCCGCACCTGCTGTTCCCGGCCGGGAAACTGGGTCCTGAGGAGAGAGGGACCTGGGTAAGAGAGCAGGCCTCAGGCAGTCCTGGTCCCTTGCCCAGAACAACACTCCCACCGCTCACCTTtggctccacccccacccacgtGGTGGCCTCTAAGGGGGTCCCCTCCTGCTACAGGGGAACGATACAGTGTGTGATGTGGGGACCTCAGTTCCCTCGTCTGTAGAAGGAGGGGGAAGTCTCAGATCTCTCTGGCGGTGCTTCCGGGTCTGTAATCACTTCCACCCCAACTTTAGAATTTCTTTCCCGTCCGCATCCCAGCTTACCTTTTCAGGGAGCCAATGGTATCGTGGGGCCAGGCCCTGGCCACCTGCTCCGAATCGTTGAGGAATTTCAGCCGCAGCactaggggctcctggggggaGTCTGGCAATGGCGACGTTGCTgagagccccatgccaggctctggcTCTGCAGCCTGACCTCTGTGTCTCAAGCTGGGGGTCTCGGCTCCTGGGGCCTCCCCTCTGATGCTGCCGGTGACCGCCATGGCTTCACTGGGCTGTGCTGGTGTTGGAGTCCCTGATGGCTGGGGCAGTGGGTCGGCACCCTCCGCAGTGTGTGTTGAGACCCAGGCGAGAGCCAGCACCAGAAGGCAGGCAAGCACCGCGAAAAGGACGGTCACCTCATCACCCACCCCTTCAATCAAGGCCAT
This genomic window from Halichoerus grypus chromosome 12, mHalGry1.hap1.1, whole genome shotgun sequence contains:
- the TMUB1 gene encoding transmembrane and ubiquitin-like domain-containing protein 1; translation: MALIEGVGDEVTVLFAVLACLLVLALAWVSTHTAEGADPLPQPSGTPTPAQPSEAMAVTGSIRGEAPGAETPSLRHRGQAAEPEPGMGLSATSPLPDSPQEPLVLRLKFLNDSEQVARAWPHDTIGSLKRTQFPGREQQVRLIYQGQLLGDDTQTLGSLHLPPNCVLHCHVSTRAGPPPPPCPPGSEPGPSGLEVGGLLLPLLLLLLLLLWYCQIQYRPFFPLTATLGLAGFTLLLSLLAFAMYRP